In the Sulfurimonas sp. genome, one interval contains:
- the cas5b gene encoding type I-B CRISPR-associated protein Cas5b, translated as MSKIDKVISFDIESDFGMFKKPDVNNPIYFTYNIISKPTLLGILGAIVGFGGYSQMQKGDDFPQFYKEFEDLLISVAPLEKRGVFQKRIIKYNNTVGYANKDGGTLNISEQTLINPSYKIYVALDLSKNSHQLIEKYLLANKTENGYIPNYEYIPYMGKNEFKLEIKNIQVFENLSHELDEVFAISTLFQNNGKEALKMNEVERDPFDISMSETYFYYFERLPVLFDELGQYQYENFSYTNAKFSKDSAFVQDLKLVKISDRVICLY; from the coding sequence ATGTCAAAAATAGATAAAGTTATTTCATTTGATATTGAATCTGACTTTGGTATGTTTAAAAAACCTGATGTAAATAATCCTATATATTTTACATACAACATTATTTCAAAGCCTACATTATTGGGGATATTAGGTGCTATCGTCGGATTTGGAGGATATAGTCAAATGCAAAAAGGTGATGACTTTCCACAGTTCTATAAAGAGTTTGAAGATTTGTTGATTTCAGTTGCTCCTCTTGAAAAAAGAGGAGTATTTCAAAAACGAATTATTAAATACAACAATACAGTAGGTTATGCAAATAAAGATGGTGGAACACTCAATATTAGTGAACAAACTCTAATTAATCCATCTTATAAAATTTATGTTGCACTAGATTTGTCAAAAAATAGTCATCAATTAATAGAAAAATATTTGTTGGCAAATAAAACAGAAAATGGCTATATCCCTAATTATGAGTACATTCCATATATGGGTAAGAATGAATTTAAACTTGAGATAAAGAACATTCAAGTATTTGAAAATCTTTCGCATGAATTAGATGAAGTTTTTGCTATCAGTACACTGTTTCAAAATAATGGTAAAGAAGCTTTAAAAATGAATGAAGTAGAAAGAGACCCTTTTGATATTTCGATGAGTGAAACTTATTTTTACTATTTTGAAAGATTACCCGTCTTATTTGATGAATTAGGACAATATCAATATGAAAATTTTAGTTATACAAATGCTAAATTTTCTAAAGATTCGGCTTTCGTGCAAGATTTAAAATTAGTAAAAATCAGTGATAGAGTGATATGCCTTTATTAA
- a CDS encoding type I CRISPR-associated protein Cas7, translated as MNNSEMFENRVFGAVLVKAVTANYNADFTGSPRTLPNGVVYATDKALKYCIRNYLKQNNETIFYTTRHKKENMQPLDIDETYIELFGEYPKKEEIKKEKDEKKFLEKVNKKLDELKNDGYKEVLNINDNYLLKKEKEFYIIGQKPDDIKRIPILQNLLTAIDIKLFGATFASKEGNISIHGNVQITHGLNIYEENNIFSEDITSPFRNSSDSSDDSMQTTIGNQTVLEEGHYLHNFTINPKNTKELVGLIDNKGYLTNNDIENFKEAINKGVTYLDSASKAGVENEFSIFITLDKESKIQLPSLITLIKIKKQNGFKRKLDLSKIKELLNEEILKDKIAKVEIFLNEYALDYDDEIFDIQNVCVKSIVSDKELQKCQK; from the coding sequence ATGAACAATAGTGAAATGTTTGAAAATAGAGTTTTTGGGGCAGTGTTAGTTAAGGCAGTTACAGCAAATTATAATGCAGATTTTACAGGTAGTCCTAGAACATTGCCAAATGGTGTGGTGTATGCGACTGATAAAGCATTGAAGTATTGCATAAGAAATTATCTCAAGCAAAATAATGAGACGATTTTTTATACCACAAGACATAAAAAAGAAAACATGCAACCACTTGATATAGATGAGACTTATATCGAACTTTTTGGAGAATATCCTAAAAAAGAAGAAATAAAAAAAGAAAAAGATGAAAAAAAGTTTCTTGAAAAAGTTAATAAAAAATTAGATGAACTAAAAAATGATGGTTATAAAGAGGTACTGAACATTAATGATAATTATTTATTAAAAAAAGAAAAGGAGTTTTATATTATTGGTCAAAAACCTGATGATATAAAAAGAATACCAATTTTACAAAACCTTTTAACAGCAATAGATATAAAGCTTTTTGGGGCTACATTTGCTAGTAAAGAGGGGAATATTTCAATCCACGGTAATGTACAAATTACGCATGGACTAAATATTTATGAAGAAAATAATATTTTTAGTGAAGACATCACAAGTCCTTTTAGAAATTCAAGCGATTCTTCGGACGATAGTATGCAAACAACTATTGGAAATCAAACAGTTTTGGAAGAGGGACATTATCTTCACAATTTTACAATCAATCCAAAAAATACTAAAGAGTTAGTAGGACTTATTGACAATAAGGGTTATTTGACAAATAATGATATTGAAAATTTTAAAGAGGCTATCAATAAAGGTGTAACTTATCTCGATAGTGCTTCAAAAGCAGGTGTAGAGAATGAATTTTCTATTTTTATTACACTAGATAAAGAGTCAAAAATTCAACTTCCGTCATTGATAACACTTATCAAAATAAAGAAACAAAATGGCTTTAAAAGAAAGCTTGATTTATCAAAAATCAAAGAGCTTCTTAATGAAGAAATCCTTAAAGACAAAATTGCAAAAGTGGAAATTTTCTTAAATGAGTACGCTCTTGATTATGATGATGAAATTTTTGATATTCAAAATGTTTGTGTGAAATCGATAGTTTCAGACAAGGAACTTCAAAAATGTCAAAAATAG
- the cas6 gene encoding CRISPR-associated endoribonuclease Cas6, whose product MKLFELTCVAYIKKDTEFGNSFEAISKYISFSLVRGGLEESHKRDGFKYYAFSGFRPKKGEINAKVYKKGDSYEFTIRSLDEKLIDTLMHSLRENINNGDFLVIQTTKKAIKQFFISELYSATPTIVSLENKKFWTMQESGDIMQLQKQLHDNLEKKYQSFYGEKLQSTQNFIQLLEIKNQKPQNIIIHKDGKKVTFFGNKFKIVPNEDEISQKLAFVALACGLGEKNSYGGGFCLARGMR is encoded by the coding sequence ATGAAGTTGTTTGAGCTGACATGCGTTGCATATATAAAAAAAGATACAGAGTTTGGAAATAGTTTTGAGGCTATCTCAAAATATATAAGTTTTTCATTGGTAAGAGGCGGACTTGAAGAGTCACATAAAAGAGATGGTTTTAAGTACTATGCTTTTAGCGGATTTAGACCAAAAAAAGGCGAAATAAATGCAAAAGTTTATAAAAAAGGGGATAGTTATGAATTTACAATCCGCTCGCTCGATGAGAAGCTTATAGATACGCTTATGCACTCTTTAAGAGAAAATATCAACAATGGTGATTTTTTAGTTATCCAAACGACAAAAAAAGCCATAAAACAGTTTTTTATAAGTGAACTCTACAGCGCAACACCGACTATAGTTTCATTAGAAAATAAAAAGTTTTGGACGATGCAGGAGAGTGGCGATATCATGCAACTTCAAAAACAACTTCACGATAATTTAGAGAAAAAGTATCAAAGTTTTTATGGAGAAAAGCTCCAAAGTACACAAAATTTTATCCAACTTCTTGAGATTAAAAACCAAAAACCGCAAAATATTATCATCCATAAAGACGGAAAAAAAGTAACATTTTTTGGAAATAAGTTTAAGATAGTTCCAAATGAGGATGAGATAAGCCAAAAACTGGCATTTGTCGCTCTCGCATGTGGACTCGGTGAGAAAAACAGCTATGGCGGTGGGTTTTGTTTGGCTAGGGGGATGAGATGA
- the ispG gene encoding flavodoxin-dependent (E)-4-hydroxy-3-methylbut-2-enyl-diphosphate synthase, translated as MIKRYPTKKIFVGNVAVGGDAPISVQSMTFSKTSDVASTVEQIKRLHFAGCDIVRVAVPQMEDALALKSIKEQISLPLVADIHFNHRLALIAAEVVDCIRINPGNIGSKERVKEVVKACQARNIPIRIGVNAGSLEKEFLNKYGQTSEGMVASAEYNIKYLEDLGFSDIKISLKASDVQRTVNAYRMLRPKNNYPFHLGVTEAGTLFHATVKSSIGLGALLLDGIGDTMRVSITGELEEEIKVARAILKDSGVAKDGLNIISCPTCGRIEADLVKAVGEIEERTAHIKAPLNVSVMGCVVNAIGEAAHADVAIAYGKGKGLVMVKGEVVANLDEDELVDRFVEEVEKMAREIN; from the coding sequence ATGATAAAAAGATACCCAACTAAAAAAATATTTGTCGGTAATGTAGCAGTCGGCGGTGATGCGCCTATCTCCGTGCAGTCTATGACATTTTCAAAAACTTCCGATGTCGCTTCAACCGTTGAGCAGATAAAAAGACTACATTTTGCAGGGTGTGACATAGTTCGCGTGGCGGTTCCCCAAATGGAAGACGCGCTAGCGTTAAAATCAATCAAAGAGCAGATTTCGCTTCCTCTTGTTGCAGATATTCACTTCAACCATCGTCTTGCACTTATTGCAGCCGAAGTTGTGGACTGTATACGCATAAATCCGGGAAATATCGGTTCAAAAGAGCGCGTAAAAGAGGTTGTAAAAGCTTGTCAGGCGCGTAATATTCCTATTCGTATCGGTGTAAATGCGGGAAGTTTGGAAAAAGAGTTTTTAAACAAGTACGGTCAAACTTCCGAGGGGATGGTGGCTTCGGCTGAGTACAACATCAAGTATCTTGAAGATTTAGGGTTTAGCGATATAAAAATCTCCCTAAAAGCCAGCGATGTTCAAAGAACCGTTAATGCCTACAGGATGCTTCGCCCTAAAAACAACTACCCATTTCATCTCGGGGTTACAGAAGCGGGAACACTCTTTCACGCAACGGTTAAAAGTTCTATCGGACTCGGTGCGCTTTTACTTGACGGTATCGGCGACACTATGAGAGTTAGTATCACGGGAGAGCTTGAAGAAGAGATAAAAGTAGCCCGTGCCATACTTAAAGACAGCGGCGTAGCAAAAGACGGACTAAACATCATCTCCTGTCCTACATGCGGACGCATAGAAGCGGATTTGGTTAAGGCAGTCGGCGAGATAGAAGAGAGAACTGCACACATAAAAGCACCTCTTAATGTCTCGGTTATGGGATGCGTCGTAAATGCCATAGGAGAAGCTGCCCATGCCGATGTGGCGATTGCATACGGCAAAGGCAAAGGGCTTGTTATGGTAAAGGGCGAAGTTGTGGCAAACCTTGATGAGGATGAGCTTGTAGATAGATTTGTAGAAGAAGTCGAGAAGATGGCGAGAGAGATAAACTGA
- a CDS encoding replicative DNA helicase, which yields MQENLYNLAFERSILSSIVFEPSQFDELGTILKKDDFYLPAHQDIFNAMTLLLQKDQPIDEEFIKKELIKMKKFDESVMLEILSANPISNTKAYVDEIRDKSLKRHLLTLTTEIKRVTVEEELPGSDVIDIVEKKLYEITQNNQSSDFKDSPKMTYDTMEYIKEMKSRGNSVLVGVDTGFHELNKMTTGFGKGDLVIVAARPAMGKTSFILNTVNNLITKGKGVAFFSLEMPAEQLMLRLLSIQTSIPLQKLRVGDMNDDQWNSLNSAIDKMNSAKLYVDDHGSININQLRSKLRKLKNQHPDIEIAVIDYLQIMSGVGSQDRHLQVSEMSRGLKMLARELNMPIVALSQLNRGLESRNDKRPMLSDIRESGSIEQDADIILFVYRDDVYLYKEEKEREKAAKAEGKEFKPTYIEKEEEDAEIIIGKQRNGPTGHVKLVFQKKLTKFVDATPYAKGIETIYENVDTRSANISISNDTISMPPL from the coding sequence ATGCAGGAAAATTTATACAATCTAGCCTTTGAAAGAAGCATATTAAGCTCAATTGTTTTTGAGCCGAGCCAATTTGACGAGCTTGGAACAATCCTAAAAAAAGATGATTTTTATCTTCCTGCCCATCAAGATATATTTAACGCTATGACTCTGCTTTTGCAAAAAGATCAGCCGATTGATGAAGAGTTTATAAAAAAAGAGCTTATCAAAATGAAAAAATTTGATGAGAGCGTTATGCTTGAAATCCTCTCCGCAAATCCCATCTCAAACACAAAAGCTTATGTCGATGAGATAAGAGACAAATCCCTCAAACGCCATCTTTTAACTCTTACAACAGAGATAAAAAGAGTAACGGTTGAAGAGGAACTGCCGGGTTCGGATGTTATAGATATCGTTGAGAAAAAACTTTACGAAATAACTCAAAACAACCAATCAAGCGACTTTAAAGACTCCCCAAAGATGACATATGACACTATGGAGTACATCAAAGAGATGAAATCTCGCGGCAATAGCGTCTTAGTCGGAGTTGATACAGGATTTCATGAGTTAAATAAAATGACGACCGGATTTGGAAAAGGCGATTTGGTTATTGTTGCGGCAAGACCCGCGATGGGAAAAACTAGTTTTATACTAAACACGGTTAACAACCTCATCACAAAAGGCAAAGGTGTAGCATTTTTCTCGCTTGAGATGCCGGCTGAACAGCTTATGCTAAGACTTCTATCCATCCAAACTTCCATACCTCTTCAAAAACTTCGTGTGGGAGATATGAATGATGATCAGTGGAACTCGCTAAATAGTGCGATTGACAAAATGAACAGTGCCAAACTTTATGTCGACGATCACGGAAGTATAAACATCAATCAGCTTCGTTCAAAACTGCGAAAACTCAAAAACCAGCACCCTGATATAGAAATAGCGGTAATCGACTACCTCCAAATTATGAGCGGTGTAGGAAGCCAAGATAGACACTTACAGGTTTCAGAGATGTCTAGGGGACTTAAGATGCTCGCCCGTGAGCTAAATATGCCTATCGTTGCACTCTCTCAGCTTAACCGCGGACTTGAATCAAGAAACGACAAAAGACCGATGCTTAGCGATATAAGAGAGTCGGGTTCGATTGAGCAGGACGCGGACATCATCCTTTTTGTTTACCGCGATGATGTTTACCTTTACAAAGAGGAAAAAGAGCGCGAAAAAGCGGCAAAAGCAGAGGGCAAAGAGTTTAAACCTACTTATATAGAAAAAGAGGAAGAGGATGCAGAGATTATCATCGGGAAACAGAGAAACGGTCCTACAGGGCATGTAAAACTTGTTTTTCAGAAAAAATTGACTAAATTTGTCGATGCAACTCCTTATGCAAAAGGGATAGAGACTATTTATGAAAATGTTGATACCCGCTCTGCGAATATCAGCATCTCAAACGACACTATATCGATGCCCCCGCTTTAA
- a CDS encoding ComEC/Rec2 family competence protein yields MIEKVSLFTKKRDFFLFLLTSLAIFTVSIFIEYKNYKEFVRFDSALVEATVLMQYTKTKDSKTHQVLKLKSDDGLTFHTTSKKSLQDVKGKKLQLEIFMGEIGFYEYLTQFYVKSKLLQIKENSAPRQKVNDFIASAHENKNIANVYQALYTNESVDKDTQNAFSNLGVSHIVAISGFHLSILSALLYFLLRPIYRFFQDRFFPYRNSKIDLFIIVVSVLFAYMLFLDSPPSLVRSFGMFVVGFVLYDRGVEVFSMQTLLVTILLLLAFFPRLSFSLGFWLSAGGVFYIFLFLIHFKNWSAFWQLMGISVLVYIFMLAVSLFIFQNFSIYHPLSIILSLLFTPFYPISILLHFIGFGDFFDSFLEWLLVLGRDGAKVELNLYLFLLHVLISFAAIWSRIAMWALIAFSSFILVYAIYYVA; encoded by the coding sequence ATGATAGAAAAGGTCTCGCTATTTACAAAAAAACGAGACTTTTTTCTTTTCCTCTTAACTTCACTAGCTATTTTTACCGTTTCAATTTTTATAGAGTACAAAAATTATAAAGAGTTCGTCCGCTTTGACTCGGCACTTGTTGAGGCAACCGTTTTGATGCAGTACACAAAAACAAAAGATAGTAAAACGCATCAGGTTTTAAAGCTAAAAAGTGACGACGGACTGACATTTCATACCACTTCAAAAAAATCGCTTCAAGATGTGAAAGGCAAAAAACTTCAACTTGAAATATTTATGGGTGAAATAGGGTTTTATGAATATCTAACGCAATTTTATGTAAAAAGCAAACTCTTGCAAATCAAAGAAAACAGCGCTCCTAGGCAAAAAGTAAACGATTTTATCGCAAGTGCGCATGAGAACAAAAATATTGCAAATGTCTATCAGGCACTTTATACCAACGAATCCGTAGATAAAGATACGCAAAATGCATTCTCAAATCTCGGAGTCTCGCACATAGTAGCCATTAGCGGATTTCATCTTAGCATTTTAAGCGCTCTGCTCTACTTTTTGCTTCGTCCGATTTATAGATTTTTTCAAGATAGATTTTTTCCGTATAGAAACTCAAAAATTGATCTTTTTATCATCGTTGTAAGTGTACTTTTTGCATATATGCTATTTTTAGATTCGCCTCCGTCGCTTGTTCGCTCTTTTGGAATGTTTGTAGTCGGTTTTGTACTTTACGACAGAGGCGTTGAAGTTTTTTCTATGCAGACACTTCTTGTGACTATTTTACTGCTTCTTGCATTTTTTCCGCGGCTCTCTTTTTCGCTTGGCTTCTGGCTCTCCGCAGGCGGAGTTTTTTACATATTTTTGTTTCTTATCCACTTTAAAAATTGGAGCGCATTTTGGCAGCTTATGGGTATTTCCGTCCTTGTATACATCTTTATGTTGGCGGTTTCGCTATTTATTTTTCAAAATTTCAGCATCTACCATCCGCTCTCTATTATTCTCTCCCTACTCTTTACTCCCTTTTACCCTATAAGCATACTTCTTCATTTTATAGGCTTTGGAGATTTTTTCGACTCTTTCTTGGAGTGGCTTTTAGTGCTTGGCAGAGACGGTGCGAAAGTAGAATTAAACCTTTACCTCTTTTTACTCCATGTTCTTATATCTTTTGCAGCAATATGGAGCAGAATCGCGATGTGGGCTTTAATCGCCTTCTCTAGTTTTATTTTGGTATATGCCATTTATTATGTAGCATAA
- a CDS encoding YihY family inner membrane protein, whose product MADIKSKIDKLYQQLKFFVAIFVDEDLAFYAASLSFYTIFTIIPLLLIILTLFTSMHSFSDYYVKIQEFIFSNLMPVNSEALMGHINGFLQNSVEMSIVSFVVVIISSLLFFQNFEYIANKIFHAKKRGLWDSVTTFWTLLTLTPIGLGVSFYITGYVANLMASSQLTADINILKYTPYLIIWALFFLIFQISANTKIYAKASLISSFITSIVFSIAKNGFIYYVFYNKSYETIYGSFSILMFLFLWIYASWIIFIYGLKLCYIINGIYQNKTREGD is encoded by the coding sequence ATGGCAGATATAAAAAGCAAGATTGACAAGCTCTATCAGCAACTAAAGTTTTTTGTAGCTATATTTGTGGATGAGGATCTTGCTTTTTATGCCGCCAGCCTTAGTTTTTACACCATTTTTACGATTATTCCTCTTCTTTTGATTATCCTTACTCTCTTTACCTCGATGCATAGTTTTTCAGATTACTATGTAAAGATTCAAGAGTTTATATTTTCAAATCTTATGCCTGTAAATTCTGAAGCTTTGATGGGGCATATAAACGGTTTTTTACAAAATTCCGTTGAGATGAGCATAGTAAGTTTTGTTGTAGTTATCATCTCTTCGCTGCTATTTTTTCAAAACTTTGAGTATATCGCAAATAAAATATTTCATGCAAAAAAAAGAGGTCTTTGGGACAGCGTAACGACATTTTGGACGCTTTTAACCCTAACTCCAATCGGGCTTGGGGTCTCTTTTTATATAACGGGTTATGTGGCAAACTTAATGGCAAGCAGTCAGCTTACTGCAGATATAAATATACTTAAGTATACCCCGTATCTTATTATTTGGGCACTCTTTTTTTTAATATTTCAAATTTCGGCAAATACTAAAATTTATGCAAAAGCCTCGCTTATCAGCTCATTTATAACATCAATAGTATTTAGTATCGCTAAAAACGGTTTTATCTATTATGTCTTTTACAACAAATCATACGAAACGATTTACGGCTCGTTTTCGATTTTGATGTTTCTGTTTTTATGGATTTATGCTTCGTGGATTATATTTATTTACGGGCTTAAATTATGCTACATAATAAATGGCATATACCAAAATAAAACTAGAGAAGGCGATTAA
- a CDS encoding FAD-linked oxidase C-terminal domain-containing protein: MIDSKHLAYFSDIVGSENIYSDKAHLIAYSYDATREHFEPDAVIFPRNEDDISKVLKYCNEHKIIIVPRGAGSGFTGGALPSSGGIVLAMEKHMNKILEIDMKNMVAVVQPGVINMDLQKAVEEVGLFYPPDPASQEYSSIGGNVSENAGGMRAAKYGITKDYVMATRAVLPNGDIIKAGKRTIKDVAGYNISGILIASEGTLAVLSEITLRLIPKPKHTKTAMGIFNSVHDAMNAVYKTMASGITPVAMEFLDNLTIRAVEQTFKKGLPVDAGALLVTDVDGNLEEDLNYQLAQIEKVFFENGCSEFKIAKDDKEAKDIWFARRNASPALSVYGSKKLNEDVTVPRAALPELLERFYAIADKYNIKIPCFGHTGDGNVHTNVMVDGKDPEQVKIAYQAIEEVFQATIDLGGTLSGEHGIGLAKAPYMRMAFSDEEMNLFKSIKKAFDPNNILNPAKMGLN, translated from the coding sequence ATGATTGATTCTAAACATTTAGCATATTTTAGCGATATCGTAGGAAGTGAAAATATTTATAGCGACAAAGCACATCTTATAGCTTATTCTTACGATGCAACAAGAGAACATTTTGAGCCTGATGCCGTTATATTTCCAAGAAACGAAGATGATATAAGCAAGGTTTTAAAGTACTGCAATGAGCATAAAATCATTATAGTTCCTCGCGGTGCGGGAAGCGGTTTTACGGGCGGTGCGCTTCCGAGCAGCGGCGGAATTGTTCTTGCTATGGAAAAGCATATGAATAAAATCTTAGAGATTGATATGAAAAATATGGTTGCAGTCGTTCAACCGGGTGTTATCAATATGGATTTGCAAAAAGCCGTTGAAGAAGTCGGGCTTTTTTATCCGCCGGATCCTGCCAGCCAAGAGTACTCAAGCATCGGCGGAAATGTGAGCGAAAATGCCGGCGGTATGAGAGCCGCAAAATACGGAATTACAAAAGATTATGTAATGGCAACGCGCGCGGTGCTTCCTAACGGCGATATCATCAAAGCAGGAAAGAGAACCATAAAGGATGTGGCAGGTTATAACATCAGCGGAATTTTAATAGCGTCAGAGGGAACTTTGGCTGTACTTAGCGAAATCACTCTAAGACTTATCCCAAAACCGAAACATACAAAAACCGCAATGGGAATTTTTAACAGCGTACATGATGCTATGAATGCGGTTTATAAAACAATGGCAAGCGGAATTACGCCTGTTGCTATGGAGTTTTTGGACAATTTAACCATTCGCGCCGTTGAGCAGACTTTTAAAAAAGGACTGCCTGTTGATGCAGGTGCACTTTTGGTAACCGATGTTGACGGGAATTTGGAAGAGGATTTGAACTATCAACTTGCTCAAATAGAAAAAGTTTTTTTTGAAAACGGATGCAGTGAGTTTAAAATTGCAAAAGATGACAAAGAGGCAAAAGATATCTGGTTTGCAAGACGCAACGCTTCTCCGGCACTAAGCGTTTACGGAAGCAAAAAGCTAAATGAAGATGTAACGGTTCCTCGCGCCGCGTTGCCTGAACTTTTGGAGAGATTTTATGCCATAGCGGATAAATACAATATCAAAATCCCGTGTTTCGGTCACACGGGAGACGGTAATGTTCATACAAATGTTATGGTCGACGGCAAAGACCCCGAGCAGGTAAAAATCGCTTATCAAGCTATAGAAGAAGTTTTCCAAGCGACTATTGACTTAGGCGGAACCCTAAGCGGAGAACACGGCATAGGTCTTGCAAAGGCGCCTTATATGAGAATGGCGTTTAGCGATGAAGAGATGAACCTTTTTAAATCAATAAAAAAAGCGTTTGACCCGAACAATATCTTAAATCCTGCAAAAATGGGGCTTAATTGA
- a CDS encoding plasminogen-binding N-terminal domain-containing protein, translated as MKQLFLFFVMALELFGIVIKSPIVGINEKATEVTIKVENIDVGVSGFIVHEIDKEHNIILKNAVVTSYDKNTQTAKVAMSEFNVLSNNALPNGKWKVQVGDMAILAFGYTRGLLIAPTEEIYHRITKNSKLQWVHPDLFATTLSFNGHPTPLRSDFEEMSTKSSVGLVFIYLDGRVFTLDAKSFKILTVTDAKLEQKEVNLPFYTRVPEIDSSWWKWFGEGNRKLKEYEPHYYELMIKANPQDRALYDIVKNSDEKLHKLLGKFDIKE; from the coding sequence ATGAAGCAATTATTTCTGTTTTTTGTTATGGCTTTAGAGCTTTTTGGAATTGTTATAAAGTCACCCATTGTGGGAATAAATGAGAAAGCGACTGAGGTTACGATAAAAGTTGAAAATATTGATGTCGGAGTGAGCGGTTTTATTGTTCATGAAATTGATAAAGAACACAATATTATTTTGAAAAATGCGGTTGTAACGAGTTATGATAAAAACACTCAGACGGCAAAAGTTGCAATGAGCGAATTCAATGTACTAAGCAACAATGCTCTGCCCAACGGCAAGTGGAAGGTGCAAGTCGGAGATATGGCTATTCTGGCTTTTGGATATACGAGAGGATTATTGATAGCTCCAACCGAAGAGATATATCATAGAATAACAAAAAACTCTAAACTTCAGTGGGTACATCCTGACCTTTTTGCAACCACTCTTTCGTTTAACGGTCATCCAACCCCGCTTAGAAGCGATTTTGAAGAGATGAGCACAAAGAGTTCCGTCGGTTTGGTTTTTATATATTTAGACGGCAGAGTCTTTACGCTTGATGCAAAAAGTTTTAAAATCTTAACTGTTACGGATGCAAAACTTGAGCAAAAAGAGGTTAATCTGCCGTTTTATACCAGAGTGCCGGAGATAGATAGTTCATGGTGGAAATGGTTTGGGGAAGGAAATAGAAAGCTTAAGGAGTATGAGCCGCACTATTATGAGCTTATGATAAAAGCAAACCCGCAGGACAGAGCGCTTTACGACATAGTAAAAAACTCCGATGAGAAATTGCATAAACTGCTTGGAAAATTTGATATAAAGGAGTAA
- a CDS encoding peptidoglycan DD-metalloendopeptidase family protein: MKRFFILFLFATSLFGSQVETFRWKDGETYLSFLERNKLPLKPLYYNLDEDEQQLTEEILSGVNYHLSKNDNGELSQIFIPLNDELQIHIYKHNKNYFFETIPIVSEIKTEAFVLKIDHSPYLDIIKETGSKKLATIFVNSFKSSLNFKRDLKKGDTLAMIYEQKYRLGKPFSMPRLKVAMIEMNGKKNFIYLNDDDRFYNEDGNQLEEFLLATPVRNARISSEFTKRRFHPILNKYRAHLGVDYAASSGTPVMAAGDGRVVFVGESRGYGNMIKIQHSDDYLTLYAHLNSFKKGVRGGSGVKQGEIIGYVGSSGLSTGPHLHFGLYKDNDAIDPLRVVQLATKKLQGREHTAFLKLKSNYNESINLHLKNETKFEKESNLDTACYFNNGGSCVQDKLQDTSDNS, encoded by the coding sequence ATGAAACGATTTTTTATACTTTTTTTATTCGCAACATCTCTTTTTGGCTCACAAGTTGAGACCTTTCGTTGGAAAGACGGCGAAACATACCTCTCTTTTTTAGAAAGAAACAAACTTCCTCTAAAACCGCTTTATTACAATTTGGATGAAGATGAACAACAGCTTACTGAAGAGATTTTATCCGGCGTCAATTATCATCTCTCAAAAAATGACAATGGAGAGCTTTCTCAAATATTTATACCTCTCAATGATGAGTTACAAATCCATATTTACAAACATAATAAGAATTACTTTTTTGAAACTATTCCTATCGTAAGTGAAATAAAAACTGAAGCTTTCGTTCTCAAAATAGACCACTCTCCGTACTTGGATATCATAAAAGAGACCGGTTCAAAAAAACTTGCAACGATTTTTGTAAACAGCTTTAAAAGCTCGCTTAACTTTAAAAGAGATCTTAAAAAGGGAGATACCCTTGCTATGATATATGAGCAAAAATATCGATTGGGAAAACCTTTTTCTATGCCGAGATTAAAAGTAGCCATGATAGAGATGAACGGTAAAAAAAACTTTATCTACCTAAATGACGATGATAGATTTTATAATGAAGACGGAAATCAACTTGAAGAGTTTTTGCTTGCAACACCTGTTAGAAATGCCCGTATATCGTCAGAATTTACAAAAAGAAGATTTCATCCGATTTTAAATAAATACCGTGCTCACTTAGGTGTTGATTATGCGGCAAGCAGCGGAACACCGGTTATGGCAGCCGGAGACGGAAGAGTAGTTTTTGTAGGCGAATCAAGAGGATACGGAAACATGATAAAAATACAGCACAGCGACGACTACTTAACCCTATATGCGCATCTAAACTCCTTTAAAAAAGGAGTAAGAGGCGGTTCCGGTGTAAAACAAGGAGAAATTATAGGCTATGTCGGAAGCTCAGGACTCTCAACGGGTCCGCATCTTCATTTTGGACTCTATAAAGATAATGATGCGATTGATCCATTAAGAGTAGTTCAGCTTGCTACAAAAAAACTTCAAGGCAGGGAGCATACTGCATTTTTAAAACTAAAGTCAAATTATAATGAGAGTATAAATTTACATCTTAAAAATGAGACAAAGTTTGAAAAAGAATCAAATTTGGACACAGCTTGTTATTTTAACAACGGAGGAAGTTGTGTACAAGACAAACTTCAAGATACCTCTGACAACTCTTAA